The Chloroflexota bacterium DNA segment CGAACCCGCGCTCACCGACGAAGGTCCCATCCCTGATCACGGCTCGGCCGCGGACGAACACCGAGCGGACCGCGCCGGCGACTGCGAGACCCTCGTACGGCGTGTAGTCGCTCGTGTGATGAAGATCCGCGGCGCGGATCGTGCGCCGCGCGGTCGGATCGAAGAGGACGAGGTCGGCGTCCCGTCCGGGTTCGATCGCGCCCTTCCGCGCGAGTCCGAACCGCCGGGCCGGCGTCGTCGCCAGCAGGTCGACCATCCGCTCGCGGGTGATCCTCCCGCGGGCGACGCCTTCGCTGTAGATGACCGTGAGCAGTGTCTCGATCCCGGGGGCGCCATTGCTGATCTCCGGGAACGGCGGAGCGGGAGTGCGTTTCTCGACGGCGAGCCGGTCCGGGACGTGGTCCGTCGCCACGATGTCGAGACTTCCGTCGGCGAGGCCGTCCCACAGAGCGTCGCGATCGGCCGGCGAGCGGAGCGGCGGCGAGATGACGTAGCGGATCGCCTCGGCGTCCGGAAGCTCGTATCGATCGGCGGTGAACGTCAGGTAGTGCGGGCAGGTCTCGGCCGATGCGCGGACGCCGGACGCCTTCGCGCGCCGGACCTCCTCGAGGGCGGCCGCGGACGAAAGATGAACGATGTGGATGGGCGCATCGGCCGCGCGGGCGAACTCGAGGGCCCGATGGGTGGCGACCGCTTCGGCCTCTGGTGATCGCGTAGTAGCGTGATAGCGCGATAGCACATCACCACGCTGAACCGCGGCTGCCACCGCGGCTTCGATGAGTACGGGATCCTCGCAGTGGACCTCGAGCATGCCGCCGGCCCGGCCGAGAGCGCCGAGGGCCTCGAGCAGGCGCCGGTCGTCGAGTCGGAAGTCGTAGACCATGAAAGCCTTCGCCGTCGGCACCCCGCCCGCGACGATCGCGGACAGCTCGCCGATCGGGTCCTCCATCCGGCCGCTCAGCGCGAGGCTCGGAGCAACGTCGATCGCCGCATCGCCTGCGGTCGCGGCTCGCCACTCGTTCATCCCGGCGACGAGCGATCGCTCGGCCGCCTCGGAGGAGCCGGTCTTCGGGTTGTTGAAGGCAAACATCGTCGTGGTCCCGCCGAACGCGGCCGCCACCGTGTCGCGGAAGAATCGATCGGGCTCGTCGTCCGAGGCGACCCGCGTGTGGGTGTGGACGTCGACGGTGCCCGGCAGCACGAGAAGACCTTCCGCATCGACAGGCTCGGCTCCGGACGCGCCTTCAGCCACCCGCGCGCCCTCCTCCGCGGTGAGGATGGCTTCGATCAGACCATCGGCGACGAGGAGATCCGCCCGCCGCGACCCGCTCGCCGTGACGACGGTGCCGCCCCGGATGAGGAGGTCGCTCACGCCTCGTCGATGACGATCGGTTGGGCCCCTTCCCACAGGCAGCGCCGGCCGACCTCACGGAGCCGCTCCGCCCAGCCATCGTCCGGAACGATCGTCGCGAAGTGATTCGCCGCGAGCTGGCCAACCTTCGAGCTCGTGGTGCACGCCCCATATGGGAAGAAGATCTCGCACTCGCTGATCCCGCCGGGGTACATCGCGAGCTGGCCCGGTGCAGGGTGCGACGTGTGGTTCTCGTAGTCGATCCCGGGCCGGAACTCGCCGTACGGGATCCATGTCGACTCGCCACTCCAGCGGCAGTGGATGAGCGATGTCGAGATCGGGAGCATCCGCCGGACCGCCTCGATCGTTCGGGGAGCCGCCGGCTCCCAGCGGGCCGTGAACCGGAGGTCGCCGACGCGGATGGAGAGGTTCGGCGGGTTCGGCGGGTTCGGCGGGTTCGACTGGTCGCCCATCGCCGCAGCATACCCGCTAGAGTGACCGGATGGCCGAGCCGACGATCTCCACCCACGTCCTCGACACCGGCCGTGGCCGACCGGCCGAGGGGATCGCGGTCACGCTCTACCGGCTCGAGCTCGACGGCCGGCCGGTCCGCCTGAGCCAGGCCCTCACCGATGCGGATGGCCGGGTATCCGACCTTCTCGGTCGGCCGCTCCAGGCGGGTGACTACCGGCTCCGGTTCGAGATTCCCGACACGGGCGAGACATTCTTCCGGACCATGGCGGTGGATTTCCGCGTCACGGACACGTCCCGGAGCTATCACGTGCCGCTCCTCGTCGCGCCGTTCTCGCTCGGCACGTATCGCGGCAGTTGATGGCGGCGACCGTGCGCGAGGCGGGCGGCTGCGCCCTCGACACGGCGAGCGAGGCCGGGTTCCGGGATGCCGTCGCGCCGCTCTTCGAGGGCGCCCCGCGGTTCCTCGTCCGGCTGGCGCTCGAGCGGCCGTTCGGGAGCAGTGCGGCGATGTTCGAGCGGGCTCGAGCGATCGCCCGATCGATGCCGGAGGTCGAGCAGCTCGAGCTCATCGACGCCCATCCGAGGCTCGGCGCGTCGCCGGACTCGGTGTCCGCGTCCTCGTTCGCCGAGCAGAGGTACGGCGAAGCGACGGTTCGGCCGCACGCCGAGCAGGCGCGGGTCGCGGCCGAGCAGGCCCGGGTCGCGGCCGAGCAGGCCCGGGTCGCGGCCGAGCTCGATCGCCTCAATGACGCCTACGAGGCGCGGTTCGGGTTCCGATACTGCGTGTTCGTCGCCGGACGACCGCGGGCGGCGCTCCTGCCCTCGATGGAGGCGGCGCTCGCGGCGGATCGGGCGGCGGAGATCACCCGTGCGCTCGACGCGGTCATCGACATCGCGGCGGATCGGTGGGAGAAACGGCACGGCGGCGGGAGGCGCTCGTGATCGAGCTCGGCGACAACCAGTACGGCAAGGAGGCGATCCGATTGGTCCGCGTGGTCCGCGGACCCGATCGCCATGTCGTCCGCGACGTGTCCGTGTCGATCGCGCTCGAGGGCGACTTCGCGACGTCCTACACCGATGGCGACAACGGCCTCGTCATCGCCACCGACACGATGAAGAACACCGTGTACGCGTTCGCCGCGGATGGGCTTGACGGACGAGACGGGTCCGACGGCTCGATCGAGGCGTTCGGGCGACGGCTGGCCGAACACTTCGCTGCGTACGCCCAGGTCAGGCGAGCGAGCGTCCGGCTGCGCGAGCATCGGTGGCTGCCGATCGGGGCGGGACAGAGACCGATCGAGACGGGCGACGGACCGTCGCCGGATGCGTTCGCCCGCGAAGGATCGTGGACGCGAGTCGCGACGATCGCGGCGGGCGGCGGCTCGACCGGCTCGACCACCGTCGAGGCCGGCATCGAGGATCTGTCGGTCATGAAGACCGCGAAGTCGTCGTTCGCCGGCTTCCCGCGCGACCGATACACCACCCTCGCCGAGACCGCCGACCGCATCATGGCGACCCGCGTGAGCGCCCGCTGGCGGTATTCGTCGGCGACGGTGGGGCGCGGCCTCGACTTCGATGCCGTGTTCGAGGCGGTCAGGGAGACATTCCTCGAGGTCTTCGCGGAGCACGACAGTCCGTCGGTCCAGGCGTCGATCTGGATCGTCGGCCGGGCGATCCTCGAGCGCCACCCGGAGCTTGAGGAGATCACGATGTCGATGCCGAACCTCCACCACTGGGCGGTCGACCTGCGGCCGTTCGGGCTCGAGAACCGGGGCGAGGTGTTCGTCGCGACGCGCGAGCCGTACGGGCTCATCGAGGCGACCGTCAGGCGGGGCTGAGCGGCGATCCTGGATCGCCCGTGCGGCTGTGCCACGCTAGGTGACACGGGCGCGGCCGAGGATCGCGCCATGGAAGCCCGCCTCGTCTCCCTCCCGACGCCGGCCGCAGCGCCGGCGACGATTGTCCGGCTCGAGGGTGACCGGATCGTCGTCGACCGCCTGACCCTCGTCGACCCCGCCCTCGCCGCGTTCGTCGCCGAGCGGCCGATGGACGATCGACCGGCACTCGTCGAACGAGCCCTGAAGATCGGGCTCGTGGCGCTGCAGGACGCCGGCGTCACCGTGAACGTCGACGTCGTCCGGCGTGAGTTCGAGGGCCTCCTCAAGCAGTCGGAGGCGGCGAATGAACGGGCCGCCCTCGCGCTGGAGCAGGCCTTGCGGACGAACTTCGCCGACGGCGACGGCCGCCTCCCGCGGACGCTCGAGCGGTTCCTCGGCGATCGCGGCCAGCTCCGGGTGTTCGTGAACGACCTCTTCGACGAGACCAAGCGCGACAGCGCGATCGGCCGGATCGGGACGCTCCTCGGGACCTACTTCGACGGCGATGCCTCGAAGCTGGCCCGGCTCATCGACCCGACCCGGCTCGGCTCGCCGATGTACCAGTTCCGGGAGGAGATCTCGGACGGGTTCGCCCAGCTCAACGAGCGCCTCACCGCGATCGAGGCGGCGGCGGCCGCGCGGGCGACCGAACGGGCGAGATCGGCCGCCAAGGGCGTCGACTTCGAGGATGTCATCGAGGCGATGCTGGGCGATCTCGCCCGGGCGAACGGCGACCTCCTCGATCGGACCGCGAACGAGGCGGGAGACGTCATCAAGAGCAAGAAGGGCGACTTCGTGCTCACGGTCAATGAAGCGCTCGCGAGGGGCGCGGACCTCCGCGTCGTCATCGAGGCCAAGGATCGAGCCATCTCGGGGCGGGCGATCCGAGACGAGCTCCGCGAGGCAAAGACGAACCGCTCGGCGGCGGTCGGCCTCGTCGTCTTCACGCCCGCGCACGCACCGACGGGCATCGCACCGTTCGACATCCGGGCGGGCGACGTCTACTGCGTCATCGACCCGGCGGCGCCCGAGATCACGACGCTCGAAGCCGCGGTGCGGCTCGCGCGGCTTCTCGCGGTCGCCACGCTCGTCGAGCGCGAAGTCGAGGTCGACGCCGCGGCTGTATCGGCGGCACTCGCGGGGATCCGGGAACAGCTCGAGACGATCAAGGCGCTGAAGAGCCAACTCACCTCGATCGGCAACGCGACGAAAGCGGTGTGGACCGGTCTCGACACGCTTCGCTCCGGCGTCCTCACCCGCGTTTCGGAAGCCGAAGCGGAGCTCCGCCACCGCTGACGCTTCGAGCGATCGCCGTCGGACGTCCGGCCGAACAGCTGGTGATCTACGGTGAAGGGCGCGTCGGCATCCTTGCCGCATGAACGATCCACGGTTCGGCGCCGCCCTTCGCGCCCTTCGGCGTCGCCGCCGCTGGCGGCAGGTCGACCTCGCTGCGGCCGCCGGGTCGAGCCAGCCGGTGATCTCCACGATCGAGGCGGGCCGTCTCGACGAGACGACGGTGGCGACGGTCCGAGCGGTCGCGGCCGCGCTCGACGCGACGATCATGATCGAGCTCCGCTGGCGGGGCGCCGCGCTCGATCGCCTCCTCGACGAGCGTCATGCGCAGCTGAACGGCCGGCTCGCGACGATGCTCGCCCGCAGTGGCTGGCGCGTCGAGCCGGAGGTGTCGTATTCGCGGTTCGGCGAGCGCGGATCGATCGATCTGCTCGCCTGGCATGAGCAGACTGCCGCGCTCCTCGTGATCGAGGTCAAGTCCGAGCTCGTTTCGGTCGAGGCGACGCTCCGCAAGCTCGACGAGAAGTTCCGGCTGGGACCGTCGATCGTCCGCGAGCGTGACGAACGGCGAGTCAGGACCGTCGGCCGCCTGCTCGCCCTGCCGTCCACCACGACGAGCCGGCGACATCTCGCCCGACACGCGGCGCTGATGGATCGCGCCCTGCCGGACCGTGGAACCGCCGTTCGAGCGTGGCTTCGGCGGCCGACCGGGCCGTTCGCCGGGGTCATCTTCGTGCCAGAGACGCCGGACGAGCGGGACGAGGAAGACAAGCCGGACCAGCCGGGCCAGCCCGCCAGGCCCCAGGGGGAGCCCGTCAAGCCGGACATGCCGAATATCCGCCCCTCCGATGCTACGCATGTCTCGCTCACGCCCCACCGAGTCCGAGTACCCGCGGGGACCCGTCCGCCGCGCCGAGCATCCGCCTGACCGATATCCGGATGGCGATCGGCCCGACGACGGCCCATCGCCGCGCCGAGCATCCGCCTGACCGATATCCGGATAGCGATCGGCCCGACGACGGCCCGCACCCGTGTCCGCCCGAGCCGAGGCCACAACCGAGCCGAAGCCACAACCGAGCCGAGGCCCAGAACCGAGCCGTCGCCCAGAACCGAGCCGAGGCCCCTTGCCACGATCACATTCCGCCGCTATCGTCACCGCCCCGGCCCCTCCTGGCATGAGGAGCCGAGCAGCAGAGGACGTCGAATGCCGCGCGCGATGTGGAAGGGGGCCATCCAGTTCGGGCTCGTGACCATCCCGGTCAAGCTCTACCTGGCCACCGAATCGAAGGGCATCAGCTTCAACCTGCTCCACGCGACGGACAAGTCGCGGATCCAGATGAAGACCTACTGTCCGGTCGACGACGAAGTCATCTCCCGTGGCGAC contains these protein-coding regions:
- the hydA gene encoding dihydropyrimidinase, whose protein sequence is MSDLLIRGGTVVTASGSRRADLLVADGLIEAILTAEEGARVAEGASGAEPVDAEGLLVLPGTVDVHTHTRVASDDEPDRFFRDTVAAAFGGTTTMFAFNNPKTGSSEAAERSLVAGMNEWRAATAGDAAIDVAPSLALSGRMEDPIGELSAIVAGGVPTAKAFMVYDFRLDDRRLLEALGALGRAGGMLEVHCEDPVLIEAAVAAAVQRGDVLSRYHATTRSPEAEAVATHRALEFARAADAPIHIVHLSSAAALEEVRRAKASGVRASAETCPHYLTFTADRYELPDAEAIRYVISPPLRSPADRDALWDGLADGSLDIVATDHVPDRLAVEKRTPAPPFPEISNGAPGIETLLTVIYSEGVARGRITRERMVDLLATTPARRFGLARKGAIEPGRDADLVLFDPTARRTIRAADLHHTSDYTPYEGLAVAGAVRSVFVRGRAVIRDGTFVGERGFGHFVERAIVS
- a CDS encoding DUF3830 family protein yields the protein MGDQSNPPNPPNPPNLSIRVGDLRFTARWEPAAPRTIEAVRRMLPISTSLIHCRWSGESTWIPYGEFRPGIDYENHTSHPAPGQLAMYPGGISECEIFFPYGACTTSSKVGQLAANHFATIVPDDGWAERLREVGRRCLWEGAQPIVIDEA
- the uraH gene encoding hydroxyisourate hydrolase, which codes for MAEPTISTHVLDTGRGRPAEGIAVTLYRLELDGRPVRLSQALTDADGRVSDLLGRPLQAGDYRLRFEIPDTGETFFRTMAVDFRVTDTSRSYHVPLLVAPFSLGTYRGS
- a CDS encoding 2-oxo-4-hydroxy-4-carboxy-5-ureidoimidazoline decarboxylase, which codes for MAATVREAGGCALDTASEAGFRDAVAPLFEGAPRFLVRLALERPFGSSAAMFERARAIARSMPEVEQLELIDAHPRLGASPDSVSASSFAEQRYGEATVRPHAEQARVAAEQARVAAEQARVAAELDRLNDAYEARFGFRYCVFVAGRPRAALLPSMEAALAADRAAEITRALDAVIDIAADRWEKRHGGGRRS
- the pucL gene encoding urate oxidase; translated protein: MGETARRREALVIELGDNQYGKEAIRLVRVVRGPDRHVVRDVSVSIALEGDFATSYTDGDNGLVIATDTMKNTVYAFAADGLDGRDGSDGSIEAFGRRLAEHFAAYAQVRRASVRLREHRWLPIGAGQRPIETGDGPSPDAFAREGSWTRVATIAAGGGSTGSTTVEAGIEDLSVMKTAKSSFAGFPRDRYTTLAETADRIMATRVSARWRYSSATVGRGLDFDAVFEAVRETFLEVFAEHDSPSVQASIWIVGRAILERHPELEEITMSMPNLHHWAVDLRPFGLENRGEVFVATREPYGLIEATVRRG
- a CDS encoding helix-turn-helix domain-containing protein; the encoded protein is MNDPRFGAALRALRRRRRWRQVDLAAAAGSSQPVISTIEAGRLDETTVATVRAVAAALDATIMIELRWRGAALDRLLDERHAQLNGRLATMLARSGWRVEPEVSYSRFGERGSIDLLAWHEQTAALLVIEVKSELVSVEATLRKLDEKFRLGPSIVRERDERRVRTVGRLLALPSTTTSRRHLARHAALMDRALPDRGTAVRAWLRRPTGPFAGVIFVPETPDERDEEDKPDQPGQPARPQGEPVKPDMPNIRPSDATHVSLTPHRVRVPAGTRPPRRASA